A DNA window from Chthonomonas sp. contains the following coding sequences:
- a CDS encoding glycosyltransferase yields the protein MNIDVDCGIVSNDMDHLPVALASLSLQSVLPSRLHVLIDASEKEQETTPILEKLLFRLGNCGVTCNICIERDLHGIPALRGRVETACRGPYIWWIDDDVVVEPDCLAKLNLSAELNPEASFIQGSKLSIDATEGYNMLRHNSVDDVRGTPFVTYPTGDDVPIYIADTANVLFSTEILSRTGGFSRLADAGYRERGSDWVVGALCANVCQAFLNPAARVHHLGKVNSAGKRFESTRYSVLSYLDGSVSPEVLEHVRLTRY from the coding sequence ATGAACATCGACGTTGATTGCGGAATCGTATCTAATGATATGGATCATCTTCCGGTAGCTCTAGCATCTTTGTCGCTTCAAAGTGTTCTACCATCTCGGTTGCACGTACTTATAGACGCCTCCGAAAAAGAACAAGAAACAACTCCAATTCTAGAAAAACTGCTCTTTCGTCTCGGAAACTGCGGCGTGACATGCAATATATGCATCGAGAGGGATTTACATGGAATTCCTGCATTACGAGGACGAGTTGAAACTGCTTGCCGCGGTCCTTATATTTGGTGGATTGATGATGATGTAGTCGTTGAGCCCGACTGTCTCGCAAAACTAAATCTCAGCGCAGAGTTAAACCCCGAAGCTAGCTTTATACAGGGATCCAAGCTGTCTATTGATGCGACAGAGGGCTATAACATGCTGCGGCATAATTCTGTGGATGATGTGCGGGGGACACCTTTTGTCACATACCCAACTGGAGACGATGTGCCGATTTACATCGCCGACACAGCCAATGTTCTATTCTCAACTGAGATTCTTAGCCGCACAGGTGGATTTAGTCGCCTTGCAGACGCCGGTTACCGCGAGCGTGGCTCTGACTGGGTAGTAGGTGCTCTATGCGCAAATGTCTGCCAAGCATTTCTCAACCCCGCGGCCCGTGTACATCATTTAGGAAAAGTGAATTCTGCCGGAAAACGTTTTGAATCGACCAGATACTCCGTGTTGAGTTATCTTGACGGCTCAGTATCGCCTGAGGTGTTGGAGCATGTGCGTCTGACAAGGTATTAG
- a CDS encoding tyrosine-type recombinase/integrase, whose translation MATRRDSGEGSCRKIQSGKLSGKWRVQYRLRKPDGSQKRVSRVFGTQKEGLEFLRSLRKDGSPVAHQITHDLTFGDWLDWLIKNDWSESLDPKTVRDRKTRYEKYAKARWSDVPLTRIDPVEVKSFYTHLRETGVGQHTIIALRVLLVRAFNQAIAPYGRVPHFWRNPFALELKTPPRRVAVALTPKEAKKALASKDLDDKRRAMLGVYLLAGLRLGEQMALTVGQINFKEKTILVDRAVKLTEKSAQTVGLPKGDKVRIAVLCDTLAAVLRPLCEGKGEEEYLWSTVEENKPRMKALTYATWRRIRKEAGLPNDMSPHDCRLTHINWIEKLCPDVSTTTLKEHVGHAGVGVTEVNYTRPLAMSQSILRTALDALFAAEQKS comes from the coding sequence ATGGCTACAAGAAGGGACAGCGGAGAGGGTTCCTGCCGCAAAATCCAGAGCGGAAAGCTCTCAGGAAAGTGGCGGGTTCAATACCGCCTGAGAAAGCCTGATGGCTCTCAGAAACGAGTCTCTCGGGTCTTCGGAACCCAAAAGGAAGGGCTGGAGTTTCTGCGCTCCCTTCGCAAAGACGGAAGCCCGGTAGCCCACCAAATCACCCACGACCTGACGTTTGGTGACTGGCTCGACTGGCTCATCAAGAATGATTGGAGCGAGTCCCTTGACCCTAAGACGGTGCGGGACCGGAAGACTCGGTATGAGAAGTACGCAAAAGCGAGGTGGTCTGATGTTCCACTCACGCGAATTGATCCGGTCGAAGTGAAGTCCTTCTACACCCACCTTCGTGAAACCGGAGTTGGACAACACACGATTATTGCCCTTCGAGTGCTTCTGGTTCGCGCATTCAACCAGGCCATCGCTCCGTATGGTCGCGTCCCACACTTCTGGCGTAATCCCTTTGCCCTTGAACTTAAGACCCCGCCACGGCGTGTGGCGGTCGCGCTCACACCCAAGGAGGCGAAGAAGGCACTGGCATCCAAAGACCTCGATGACAAGCGTCGGGCCATGCTTGGCGTGTACCTACTTGCTGGACTTCGGCTTGGAGAGCAAATGGCGTTGACGGTAGGGCAAATCAACTTCAAGGAGAAAACGATCCTGGTTGACCGGGCGGTGAAGCTCACTGAGAAGAGTGCTCAAACGGTGGGGCTTCCCAAGGGCGACAAGGTGAGAATCGCGGTCCTGTGCGACACACTTGCGGCAGTCCTGCGACCACTTTGCGAGGGGAAAGGAGAGGAGGAGTATTTATGGAGCACGGTCGAAGAGAACAAACCCAGAATGAAGGCTCTCACCTATGCCACTTGGCGGAGGATTCGCAAAGAGGCTGGGCTTCCGAATGACATGAGTCCGCACGACTGCCGACTCACCCACATCAACTGGATCGAGAAACTTTGTCCAGACGTATCTACTACGACGCTGAAGGAGCACGTGGGCCACGCCGGGGTTGGTGTAACCGAAGTCAACTACACCAGACCCCTAGCGATGTCACAGAGCATCTTACGCACTGCGCTCGATGCTCTGTTTGCGGCTGAACAGAAGTCGTAG
- a CDS encoding type IV secretion system DNA-binding domain-containing protein: MQERNHLSENNRPEHWIGIEADYQSHDDHPANRLVSISRRDLGHHNLILGRTGSGKTVALTHLISGAILRGDSFVVIDPRGDQVNDVLTLLAGRVDPSLVKVINLRDSSPLTGFDPLSGSGLPHQRSLNVLSTVKANADSFGVQLEETARHFLEALTEAGEPLTQLEPAFFDDRYRTWLLTKIETDNTRNFIARYHEMRDDRKATLASPVMNKFSGLFATRKLRAILSDRNPIDLYSHLNQDGSILLVSLAIDETSLAGRAMGSMIFGSLIQAMYSRIVIPELQRNPVLLVLDEFSHFATEDIDSVLIEGRKFGCHAILAHQSLCQLSPKLKSLALGNVGQKLIFGLGRDDAQMLSADLTGDRKAIDFTKLPVGSCIMKRGNKELVGVEINTPLGNGGVLEADGRRFLAQVHEAHPNKPYQAPEFQPVQPTEKQEPRTKASERPNVSRPETSLEDWF; encoded by the coding sequence GTGCAAGAACGAAACCACCTGAGCGAGAACAATCGGCCAGAGCACTGGATCGGCATTGAAGCCGACTACCAGTCTCACGACGACCATCCGGCAAACCGGCTGGTCTCGATTTCTCGCCGGGATTTGGGGCATCACAACTTGATTTTGGGGCGTACGGGGTCAGGAAAGACGGTGGCACTCACACACCTGATCTCCGGCGCAATCCTTCGAGGCGACTCGTTCGTCGTTATCGACCCAAGGGGCGATCAAGTAAATGACGTTCTGACCTTGCTCGCGGGAAGAGTTGATCCGAGCCTCGTCAAGGTAATCAATTTGCGGGATTCGTCGCCCCTGACGGGTTTTGATCCGCTCAGTGGTTCTGGGCTGCCGCACCAGCGATCCCTCAATGTCCTGAGTACGGTCAAAGCAAACGCGGATTCTTTTGGCGTCCAGCTTGAGGAAACGGCCCGCCACTTCCTTGAGGCTCTCACCGAAGCTGGCGAACCCCTCACCCAACTGGAACCCGCCTTTTTCGATGACCGGTACCGTACCTGGCTTCTCACAAAGATTGAGACTGACAACACCCGTAACTTCATCGCTCGGTATCACGAGATGCGAGACGACCGCAAAGCAACTCTCGCAAGCCCCGTGATGAACAAATTCTCAGGGCTCTTTGCCACGAGAAAGCTGCGAGCGATCCTGAGTGACCGAAATCCAATTGACCTGTATAGCCACCTTAATCAAGACGGCAGCATTCTCTTGGTGTCGCTTGCAATAGATGAAACTTCGCTTGCTGGAAGAGCGATGGGAAGCATGATCTTTGGCTCCCTCATCCAAGCGATGTACTCACGTATCGTTATCCCAGAACTTCAGCGAAACCCAGTTCTCTTGGTGCTCGATGAGTTCTCGCACTTCGCAACCGAGGACATTGATTCGGTTCTGATTGAAGGTCGCAAATTTGGGTGTCACGCGATCCTCGCTCACCAATCCCTTTGCCAACTCTCACCAAAGCTCAAGTCTTTGGCACTCGGCAACGTCGGGCAAAAACTCATTTTCGGACTTGGTAGGGACGACGCTCAAATGCTATCGGCTGATCTGACAGGTGACCGGAAGGCTATCGACTTCACCAAACTCCCGGTTGGTTCATGCATTATGAAGCGCGGGAACAAGGAACTTGTCGGCGTTGAGATCAACACGCCTCTAGGAAACGGAGGGGTGCTTGAGGCGGATGGCCGGAGATTCTTGGCGCAGGTTCACGAAGCCCATCCGAACAAGCCCTATCAGGCTCCTGAGTTCCAGCCTGTGCAACCCACTGAGAAACAGGAACCGCGAACAAAAGCATCTGAGCGACCCAACGTCTCACGACCGGAAACTTCCCTGGAGGATTGGTTCTGA
- a CDS encoding tetratricopeptide repeat protein: MKNHLSEESRESLALTQLPHDPRSFASVVSEVYLLEYGAKTQLEIAEVIGKNKSRVTQVYGDPTKLKADTIKMLLEPLEFKANKKRIVDAWVREVFGDDIKTSRYAKRIRGTATPKTLRRVDRMIREWRTRDSAVLAFEGFTKAEDYILQEQLLDRLYYSRFLLGEIGYCVSVCRVIAERARQRGDELREASAYLRQARLVALLPETRPEDLESLFERVEAILARNEPSSKPEFLVATPELLYQTRLGTICAFVERKHLTAEDAKLAEHVQVLQAWLKKKLSLHNRYWAHLMLGRIHLILGQLFQAQEHLEQARELAGDKLPHAREEVGVLYGRLLAARGEYQEALSFLRAQSLLCYRRGDRFYQAMTELELARTKLRH, from the coding sequence GTGAAGAATCACCTTTCAGAGGAAAGCCGGGAAAGTTTAGCCCTAACGCAACTGCCCCATGATCCACGATCATTCGCGAGCGTCGTTTCTGAGGTCTACCTGTTGGAATACGGGGCAAAGACCCAGTTGGAAATCGCCGAGGTCATTGGCAAGAACAAAAGCCGTGTGACCCAAGTGTATGGCGATCCCACTAAGCTCAAAGCGGACACTATCAAGATGCTCCTGGAGCCTCTTGAGTTCAAGGCCAACAAGAAGCGGATCGTTGATGCTTGGGTGCGGGAGGTCTTTGGCGACGACATCAAAACGAGTCGGTACGCCAAGCGCATCAGAGGCACGGCGACTCCAAAAACCCTTCGAAGGGTTGACCGCATGATTCGAGAGTGGCGAACCAGGGACAGTGCGGTCTTGGCATTTGAAGGCTTCACCAAGGCCGAAGACTACATCTTGCAAGAGCAGCTCCTTGACCGGCTGTATTATTCGCGGTTTCTCCTTGGCGAGATCGGGTACTGCGTGAGTGTGTGCCGAGTGATTGCGGAGCGAGCGCGGCAACGTGGCGACGAGCTTCGGGAAGCTTCGGCGTACCTGCGCCAAGCCAGACTCGTTGCTCTTCTTCCCGAAACCCGTCCAGAAGACCTTGAGAGCCTGTTTGAGCGCGTCGAGGCGATCCTTGCGAGGAATGAACCATCAAGCAAACCAGAGTTCCTTGTGGCGACGCCAGAGCTTCTCTACCAAACCCGGCTTGGGACAATCTGCGCGTTCGTGGAGAGGAAACATCTGACCGCCGAAGACGCGAAGCTCGCTGAGCATGTGCAGGTGCTTCAAGCCTGGCTCAAGAAAAAGCTCAGCCTTCACAACCGCTACTGGGCGCACCTCATGCTCGGACGTATTCACCTGATTCTCGGACAGCTATTCCAAGCACAGGAACACCTTGAGCAAGCCCGCGAACTTGCTGGAGACAAACTGCCTCATGCCAGAGAGGAGGTTGGGGTTCTGTATGGCAGGCTATTGGCTGCACGAGGCGAGTACCAAGAGGCACTCTCGTTTCTGCGAGCGCAGAGCCTGCTCTGCTATCGGAGGGGAGATCGGTTCTACCAGGCGATGACCGAGCTGGAGCTTGCCCGAACTAAACTAAGACACTAG
- a CDS encoding replication-relaxation family protein has product MILTERDRKLVYEIAMSHVLSRDQILALGMFGSITRVNTRLRVLRELGLVRLLETPYFSGSLYVPGCNAPEVLSGRVARLITNRQPSPRFLRHALSVTNIRLALMNKGATEWRFEPMLWRTFESAGKTLEVRPDGMAITAKGALLIECDLGHVSPQKFAAKLAVYHEFLKSGQAKRLWGINDFNLITVTTGKLRADRLRELAPSNCSYGFLVQTFEDLGVSMVGGWS; this is encoded by the coding sequence ATGATCCTCACCGAAAGAGACCGAAAGCTCGTGTACGAGATTGCGATGAGCCATGTGTTGAGTCGCGACCAGATACTTGCTCTAGGCATGTTTGGCTCCATTACCAGAGTCAATACTCGGCTAAGGGTGCTTCGCGAACTCGGGTTAGTGCGGCTTCTGGAGACGCCATATTTTTCGGGAAGCCTGTACGTCCCCGGGTGCAATGCCCCTGAGGTCTTGAGTGGGAGGGTAGCCCGGCTGATCACGAATCGCCAACCTTCGCCTCGATTCCTGCGCCACGCACTGTCTGTCACGAACATCCGCCTTGCCCTGATGAACAAAGGAGCAACTGAATGGCGATTTGAGCCGATGCTCTGGCGCACCTTTGAATCCGCCGGCAAGACCCTCGAAGTCCGGCCAGATGGCATGGCGATCACCGCCAAAGGTGCGCTCCTCATTGAGTGTGACCTGGGGCACGTTTCACCCCAAAAGTTCGCCGCCAAGCTCGCCGTTTACCACGAGTTCCTGAAAAGTGGTCAAGCGAAGCGTCTCTGGGGCATCAACGATTTCAACCTCATCACCGTCACGACCGGAAAGCTCAGAGCCGATAGGCTGCGGGAGCTGGCTCCGTCGAACTGCTCCTATGGATTCCTCGTGCAGACGTTCGAAGACCTTGGAGTTTCGATGGTGGGAGGTTGGAGTTAA
- a CDS encoding JAB domain-containing protein — protein sequence MRDELSHSEFPVIRVQLVRECGEHRLSLSSPEDAARVAEHFLSLADREQLIVLMLTSKNDLIGVHVASIGNLTSSIVCPREVFKAAILANACSIILAHNHPSGDPEPSPEDIEVTKTLGEAGKLLGIPLEDHIVVGLPGRFVSFRRRGVL from the coding sequence ATGAGAGATGAACTTTCACATTCAGAGTTTCCGGTGATCCGCGTCCAGCTTGTGCGTGAATGCGGAGAGCACCGGCTGTCACTTTCGAGTCCCGAGGACGCTGCGAGGGTCGCCGAGCACTTTTTGTCGCTTGCCGACCGCGAGCAGCTCATTGTTCTCATGCTCACTTCAAAGAACGATCTCATCGGCGTTCATGTGGCAAGCATTGGCAACCTCACGAGCTCCATCGTGTGCCCCCGCGAGGTGTTCAAGGCCGCAATCCTTGCGAACGCCTGCTCGATCATCCTGGCCCACAACCATCCATCGGGTGACCCAGAACCGTCTCCCGAGGACATCGAAGTCACCAAGACCCTCGGAGAAGCTGGGAAGCTCCTGGGAATCCCACTCGAAGACCACATCGTTGTTGGCTTACCTGGCAGGTTCGTGAGCTTTCGCCGTCGAGGCGTGCTGTGA
- a CDS encoding DUF2797 domain-containing protein — protein sequence MELNYTTLQDKFLVDYRVCDGRVEILWQSINDDTIFTSVLDKDCLVDLDVCGVYFCSGYKQDGIYLACASKSTVSGPGKLCSECAKIGGIHISPFVSSYPCRWAEKWKMAREAERYCVYLARFGSEVLKVGMCVSSRFSLRAREQGAVAAMKIFEGDPIRCRELEVEITRSGISDRVQAATKYRSLMHHHRNGCHGGVVKLLHNDLAAVQDTFEEVYEMEVLDYEAEFFALFTSFPTCFVPNILAYGRVSGYLAGSWGPFLDILSESNNVLLNIWSLKGALVGPSEPNQPSLF from the coding sequence ATGGAACTAAACTACACGACACTGCAGGATAAGTTCCTAGTGGATTATAGAGTGTGCGATGGTAGGGTAGAAATCTTATGGCAGTCTATCAATGATGACACTATTTTCACTTCAGTGCTCGATAAAGATTGCCTAGTCGATTTAGACGTGTGTGGCGTGTACTTTTGTTCCGGATACAAGCAGGATGGCATTTATCTGGCATGCGCTTCTAAATCCACCGTTTCTGGGCCTGGGAAACTCTGTTCAGAATGCGCAAAGATTGGAGGCATCCACATCAGCCCGTTTGTATCTTCATACCCCTGTAGATGGGCGGAAAAGTGGAAGATGGCAAGAGAAGCTGAGAGATATTGTGTTTACCTGGCTCGTTTTGGTAGCGAGGTGTTGAAGGTGGGCATGTGCGTTTCTAGTCGGTTTTCGCTGCGAGCCCGTGAACAGGGAGCTGTGGCGGCAATGAAGATCTTTGAAGGTGACCCCATCCGATGCCGCGAACTAGAGGTGGAGATCACCAGAAGTGGAATCTCAGATAGGGTTCAGGCCGCTACAAAGTATAGGTCACTCATGCATCATCACCGGAATGGTTGTCACGGTGGAGTCGTTAAGTTGTTGCACAATGATCTTGCCGCGGTACAAGATACGTTTGAAGAAGTGTATGAAATGGAAGTACTGGACTATGAAGCTGAGTTCTTTGCTCTATTTACTTCGTTTCCTACCTGCTTCGTCCCGAACATCTTAGCTTACGGTAGAGTTTCAGGATATCTTGCTGGGTCGTGGGGACCTTTTCTCGATATTCTAAGTGAGTCAAATAATGTCCTTCTGAATATATGGTCGCTAAAGGGTGCTTTGGTTGGCCCTAGTGAACCAAACCAGCCAAGTTTATTCTAA
- a CDS encoding helix-turn-helix domain-containing protein, whose amino-acid sequence MNQQPQKLAYTVAEAAKLMSLSRSFLYEAIQAGKLQSFKVGGARRISARQLQDYLEKQERSS is encoded by the coding sequence ATGAACCAGCAACCCCAAAAACTCGCATACACAGTGGCAGAAGCGGCGAAGCTCATGTCACTGTCGCGGAGCTTCCTGTATGAAGCAATTCAGGCAGGAAAGCTCCAGTCGTTCAAAGTCGGAGGAGCCAGGCGGATTTCCGCCCGGCAACTCCAGGACTACCTTGAGAAACAGGAACGAAGTTCGTGA
- a CDS encoding prepilin-type N-terminal cleavage/methylation domain-containing protein, giving the protein MARVKQRGFTLAEMGVAVSIGLLALGAVIGTNVAMTNVASKLTAGGSTIKKGVSSIEILTRDLRDSDLLLAQWPPNGNAQFTANESNTLIVRVPKVSGTSLVAGQYNAYIYYLRTQSGADGPFVLTRYQATLNNGNASTATLDRVVATNVTASNFVYTCRETFHGESSYVKFRTRTMPQGDKPGFAQEAWMNGTELLDSGDAEYDGDLLRFAQAPSWGALVDARYSVDPATVVGGEGGCNATDILVTLKIRPTWKNRTYTDQNRTVEISTRMRLRNK; this is encoded by the coding sequence ATGGCCCGTGTTAAGCAGCGCGGCTTTACGCTCGCCGAAATGGGCGTGGCGGTTTCGATTGGCTTGCTAGCGCTCGGCGCGGTGATCGGCACGAACGTCGCGATGACGAACGTCGCAAGCAAGCTCACGGCGGGTGGTTCGACCATCAAGAAGGGCGTAAGCAGCATTGAGATTCTGACTCGCGATCTGCGCGATTCGGACCTGTTGCTGGCTCAATGGCCGCCGAACGGAAACGCCCAGTTTACGGCGAACGAAAGCAACACCTTGATCGTGCGCGTACCTAAGGTGAGCGGCACCAGCTTGGTGGCCGGGCAATACAACGCGTACATCTACTATTTGCGAACGCAGAGCGGCGCCGATGGCCCGTTTGTGCTGACCCGCTATCAGGCAACTTTGAATAACGGCAACGCGTCCACCGCGACTCTCGACCGCGTGGTGGCGACGAACGTAACGGCATCCAACTTTGTATACACCTGCCGCGAGACATTTCATGGCGAGAGCAGCTACGTTAAGTTCCGCACGCGCACCATGCCGCAGGGCGACAAGCCCGGCTTTGCGCAAGAGGCGTGGATGAACGGCACCGAACTACTGGACTCGGGCGACGCGGAATATGACGGCGACCTGCTGCGGTTTGCTCAGGCACCGAGTTGGGGAGCGCTTGTGGATGCGCGCTACTCGGTGGACCCGGCCACGGTGGTGGGCGGCGAGGGTGGTTGCAACGCGACCGACATTTTGGTGACGCTTAAGATTCGCCCGACTTGGAAGAATCGAACCTACACCGACCAAAACCGAACAGTTGAGATTTCGACGCGCATGCGATTGCGCAACAAATAA
- a CDS encoding lactate/malate dehydrogenase family protein has protein sequence MKVSIIGGGGRVGSDAAFVLQCAGIVREIALVDANKDMADGEALDLRHGAALMANQTFTSSDQYDIVNGSDCVVITAGLRRRPDESRLELINRNVGLFKGILDSLKSCKLAEGATIVVVSNPVDILTHLAAKSGILPESQVIGLGTVLDTCRFRSLLADHFKVNATDVKALILGEHGDTMVPMWSSATIGGVSMATIPGFTPEIAQGVFDFTRKSGAEVIRLKGGAGRAVGVSIAEVVHSIALNKHQVLPVSAVQGGVLGVSDISLSMPTVVGRHGVVKILEPAVTAEEKAALQHSGEELKKIWAQIQ, from the coding sequence ATGAAAGTCAGCATCATTGGTGGCGGTGGACGCGTTGGTTCGGACGCCGCTTTCGTATTGCAGTGTGCCGGAATTGTCCGCGAAATCGCGTTGGTGGATGCCAACAAGGACATGGCCGACGGCGAAGCGCTGGACCTGCGTCATGGCGCGGCCCTCATGGCCAACCAAACCTTTACCAGCAGCGATCAGTACGATATCGTGAATGGCAGCGACTGCGTGGTGATCACCGCCGGTCTGCGCCGCCGACCCGATGAGAGCCGCCTGGAACTGATCAACCGCAACGTTGGTCTGTTCAAGGGAATTCTCGACAGCCTCAAGAGTTGCAAGCTCGCCGAAGGCGCGACCATCGTGGTTGTGTCCAACCCGGTGGACATCCTGACGCACCTCGCCGCCAAGAGCGGAATCCTGCCCGAGTCGCAAGTCATCGGTCTGGGTACCGTGCTCGACACGTGCCGCTTCCGATCGCTTCTGGCCGACCACTTTAAGGTCAATGCCACCGACGTCAAGGCACTCATTCTCGGTGAGCACGGCGACACCATGGTTCCCATGTGGTCGTCGGCCACCATCGGCGGCGTCTCCATGGCCACCATTCCCGGGTTCACTCCCGAAATCGCGCAAGGCGTCTTCGACTTCACGCGCAAGTCGGGCGCCGAAGTCATCCGCCTGAAGGGTGGCGCAGGCCGCGCCGTCGGCGTGAGCATCGCCGAAGTTGTCCACTCGATCGCGCTGAACAAGCATCAAGTGCTCCCCGTGAGCGCGGTGCAAGGTGGCGTGCTCGGCGTCAGCGATATCTCGCTCTCCATGCCGACCGTCGTTGGCCGACATGGCGTGGTGAAGATTCTTGAACCGGCCGTGACCGCCGAAGAAAAGGCCGCCCTGCAACACTCGGGCGAAGAGCTCAAGAAGATCTGGGCGCAAATCCAGTAA
- a CDS encoding restriction endonuclease translates to MLEKDLLSIVRVSSFHVQMLLVRQLLGRLGYKQIQFMGRRERKEKTYLGGHEFTADDRLGLFDVQTVVKFVGQEVRVRMLDELAGVVRRTGSDYGILISTHGLTSSAEFHLGSHEPIRIRVVTGTELARLLIQNKIGVREVPKLEVDEPFFRHLDRMSRQVSRFIEAVR, encoded by the coding sequence ATGCTTGAGAAAGACCTCCTCTCCATTGTTCGCGTGTCCTCATTTCACGTTCAGATGCTCTTAGTCCGGCAACTCCTCGGCCGGCTTGGATACAAGCAGATTCAGTTCATGGGTCGGCGCGAGCGCAAGGAGAAAACCTACCTGGGCGGCCACGAGTTCACCGCTGACGATCGTTTGGGGCTGTTCGACGTGCAGACGGTGGTGAAGTTCGTGGGGCAGGAGGTTCGGGTTCGCATGCTCGATGAACTGGCCGGAGTTGTGCGGCGCACTGGCTCGGATTATGGAATCCTCATCTCCACCCACGGGCTTACAAGCTCTGCCGAGTTTCACCTGGGAAGCCACGAGCCGATTCGAATTCGGGTCGTCACCGGAACCGAGTTGGCTCGGCTCCTGATCCAGAACAAGATCGGGGTGCGAGAAGTGCCAAAGCTTGAAGTCGATGAGCCGTTCTTCCGACACCTTGACCGCATGAGCCGCCAGGTCAGCCGCTTCATCGAAGCTGTGCGATGA
- a CDS encoding NYN domain-containing protein, which produces MPFFPETCRAEPQTALFIDFENLYYFILKNAAQGISPADKSIEIIKIIKDAIGTELGSPPIVMAAYADFENGQLAENSVIRSIALLGINVRFALGNQHKNAADMHLSLDVLETMFRNEKINTFFLLAGDRDYIPLVVKLREYGKSIHIISFRGNTSGDLREIVQEGNLHYIDDGADFERRAEEPISPPAPAPVPDLPVLTLTAEEEFEEAVDYYDFESITMVDDEEDEAILSNLLAAYPNRSEIWFVPAKKELAKRMPEFADWEIQKCLNSLKQRGCFSVVKRKGNPNDYSVIIINFDHPDVRANIP; this is translated from the coding sequence ATGCCCTTCTTTCCCGAAACCTGTCGCGCCGAACCCCAAACGGCCCTCTTTATCGACTTTGAAAATCTCTATTACTTCATCCTCAAAAATGCAGCGCAAGGAATAAGCCCGGCAGATAAATCTATTGAGATAATCAAGATCATCAAAGATGCCATCGGAACAGAGTTGGGATCTCCGCCGATAGTCATGGCGGCCTATGCGGATTTTGAAAATGGCCAACTGGCAGAGAATTCTGTAATCAGGTCAATTGCCCTACTAGGCATCAACGTAAGGTTTGCACTCGGCAATCAGCATAAAAACGCCGCGGACATGCACCTTAGTCTCGATGTTTTGGAAACTATGTTTCGGAATGAAAAGATCAACACTTTCTTCCTCCTTGCCGGTGACCGAGATTATATTCCCCTGGTTGTTAAGTTACGAGAATATGGCAAGAGCATCCACATTATCAGCTTCCGCGGCAACACCAGCGGTGATCTAAGAGAAATTGTCCAGGAAGGCAACCTCCACTATATTGACGATGGTGCGGATTTCGAACGTAGAGCCGAAGAACCAATCTCCCCGCCAGCCCCGGCCCCGGTTCCCGATCTACCCGTTCTCACCTTAACGGCTGAGGAAGAGTTTGAGGAGGCCGTTGACTACTATGACTTCGAAAGTATTACCATGGTTGATGACGAAGAAGACGAGGCCATACTCAGCAACCTCCTCGCCGCCTATCCAAACCGATCAGAGATTTGGTTCGTTCCGGCCAAGAAAGAGCTGGCAAAGCGTATGCCGGAATTTGCAGATTGGGAAATTCAGAAGTGCCTAAATAGCCTAAAGCAACGGGGCTGCTTCTCCGTAGTCAAGCGAAAAGGCAACCCCAATGACTACTCAGTCATTATTATTAACTTCGACCACCCCGACGTCCGGGCGAATATCCCGTAA